One window from the genome of Salvia miltiorrhiza cultivar Shanhuang (shh) chromosome 7, IMPLAD_Smil_shh, whole genome shotgun sequence encodes:
- the LOC130994622 gene encoding rust resistance kinase Lr10-like isoform X2, with translation MSGFFFSFLFVFFVFFSPLPFAEADNCWPDSCRRGGPRIRFPFRIRNKQSPNCGYAGFDVYCNDKGETMLDLPISVNLTVKKIHYKSQRIDLSDPEKCLGQKLQTLNLSSSPFRFFTDYLEDYVLFNCSESKRDLLRPVACLRDSRYQFYAVGYDSYMDSVSLTSCTSYHNVSSVPDYVFDKNDVHLNWSEPACGGSCEALGRICTPPNNSTAKFQCVDKGKSNEVYKKIRIAGATVGSFLMLTTIAALIFLCITIIKDRENRKKIEGFLDDYKALKPTRFGYSDIRKITNQFSEKLGEGGYGIVYKGKLSTEISVAVKVLNNSKENGEEFVNEVSTIGRIHHVNVVRLVGFCAEGFRRVLVYEFLPNDSLEKFIFQEDSKRSSLSWEKLLDIALGTAKGIEYLHQGCDQQILHFDIKPHNILLDQNFNPKVCDFGLAKLCSKEQSAVTMTAARGTMGYIAPELLSRTFGRVSYKSDVYSFGMLLLEMVGGRKNVDLKINNSQVYFPQWIYNHLNLGDEFWVHIEEGEHQSDIARKLTVVGLHCIQWYPADRPSMKAVVQMLEGDGSDLEMPPNPFPTANATNLVAGIIPQTHFQIELPLILENE, from the exons ATGTCTGGtttcttcttcagcttcctCTTCGTCTTCTTCGTTTTCTTCTCTCCACTCCCATTCGCAGAAGCAGATAACTGTTGGCCGGACAGTTGCCGGAGAGGCGGCCCACGGATCCGATTTCCGTTCAGAATTAGGAACAAACAATCCCCAAACTGCGGGTACGCAGGTTTCGATGTTTACTGCAACGACAAAGGCGAAACCATGCTTGATTTGCCCATCTCAGTCAACCTCACGGTGAAGAAAATTCACTACAAATCTCAACGAATTGATCTCTCCGACCCAGAAAAATGTCTCGGGCAGAAGCTCCAAACCCTCAATCTGTCCTCGTCTCCCTTCAGATTCTTCACCGATTACTTGGAAGATTACGTCCTGTTCAATTGTTCCGAGTCTAAAAGAGATCTTTTAAGGCCCGTTGCTTGTCTTAGGGATTCCAGATATCAGTTCTATGCCGTTGGGTACGATTCTTACATGGATTCAGTTTCCCTAACATCTTGCACCAGCTACCATAATGTTTCATCTGTTCCGGACtatgtatttgataaaaacGATGTTCACTTGAACTGGTCTGAGCCGGCGTGCGGCGGCAGCTGTGAAGCTCTGGGGAGAATATGCACGCCGCCAAACAACTCGACTGCAAAATTTCAGTGTGTTGACAAAGGGAAGAGTAACGAAG TTTACAAGAAGATACGAATTGCAG GAGCAACAGTAGGATCTTTCCTCATGTTGACAACAATTGCAGCTCTGATCTTCCTCTGTATCACGATCATCAAAGACCGCGAGAATCGGAAGAAGATCGAAGGGTTTCTAGACGACTACAAAGCCCTGAAGCCCACGAGATTCGGCTACTCCGACATAAGAAAGATCACCAATCAATTCAGCGAGAAACTCGGCGAAGGCGGCTACGGCATCGTCTACAAAGGCAAGCTCTCGACCGAGATAAGCGTGGCCGTGAAAGTCCTCAACAACTCCAAAGAGAACGGGGAGGAGTTCGTGAACGAGGTGAGCACCATCGGCCGGATCCACCACGTGAACGTGGTTCGCCTTGTAGGCTTCTGCGCGGAGGGCTTCAGACGAGTCCTCGTCTACGAGTTCCTACCAAACGACTCCCTCGAGAAGTTCATCTTCCAGGAAGACTCCAAGCGGAGCTCCCTCAGTTGGGAGAAGCTTCTAGATATCGCGCTAGGGACGGCCAAAGGCATCGAGTATCTCCACCAAGGCTGCGATCAGCAGATCCTGCATTTCGACATCAAGCCTCACAACATCTTGCTAGACCAAAACTTCAACCCCAAGGTCTGTGATTTTGGTCTAGCCAAGCTCTGCTCCAAGGAGCAGAGCGCCGTGACCATGACGGCCGCTCGGGGCACGATGGGGTACATCGCCCCCGAGCTCCTGTCCAGGACGTTCGGGAGGGTGTCGTATAAGTCGGACGTGTACAGCTTCGGGATGCTGCTGCTTGAGATGGTTGGCGGGAGGAAGAATGTGGATCTTAAGATAAATAATAGCCAGGTTTATTTCCCACAGTGGATATACAATCATTTGAATCTTGGTGATGAGTTTTGGGTGCATATTGAGGAAGGTGAGCATCAGAGTGATATAGCGAGGAAACTAACTGTTGTTGGGCTGCATTGTATTCAGTGGTATCCAGCAGATCGACCGTCCATGAAAGCTGTGGTGCAGATGCTTGAAGGAGATGGATCGGATCTCGAGATGCCTCCAAACCCATTCCCTACTGCAAATGCCACTAATTTGGTTGCAGGGATAATACCTCAAACACATTTCCAAATTGAGTTGCCACTCATCTTAGAAAACGAGTGA
- the LOC130994622 gene encoding rust resistance kinase Lr10-like isoform X1 yields MSGFFFSFLFVFFVFFSPLPFAEADNCWPDSCRRGGPRIRFPFRIRNKQSPNCGYAGFDVYCNDKGETMLDLPISVNLTVKKIHYKSQRIDLSDPEKCLGQKLQTLNLSSSPFRFFTDYLEDYVLFNCSESKRDLLRPVACLRDSRYQFYAVGYDSYMDSVSLTSCTSYHNVSSVPDYVFDKNDVHLNWSEPACGGSCEALGRICTPPNNSTAKFQCVDKGKSNEEVYKKIRIAGATVGSFLMLTTIAALIFLCITIIKDRENRKKIEGFLDDYKALKPTRFGYSDIRKITNQFSEKLGEGGYGIVYKGKLSTEISVAVKVLNNSKENGEEFVNEVSTIGRIHHVNVVRLVGFCAEGFRRVLVYEFLPNDSLEKFIFQEDSKRSSLSWEKLLDIALGTAKGIEYLHQGCDQQILHFDIKPHNILLDQNFNPKVCDFGLAKLCSKEQSAVTMTAARGTMGYIAPELLSRTFGRVSYKSDVYSFGMLLLEMVGGRKNVDLKINNSQVYFPQWIYNHLNLGDEFWVHIEEGEHQSDIARKLTVVGLHCIQWYPADRPSMKAVVQMLEGDGSDLEMPPNPFPTANATNLVAGIIPQTHFQIELPLILENE; encoded by the exons ATGTCTGGtttcttcttcagcttcctCTTCGTCTTCTTCGTTTTCTTCTCTCCACTCCCATTCGCAGAAGCAGATAACTGTTGGCCGGACAGTTGCCGGAGAGGCGGCCCACGGATCCGATTTCCGTTCAGAATTAGGAACAAACAATCCCCAAACTGCGGGTACGCAGGTTTCGATGTTTACTGCAACGACAAAGGCGAAACCATGCTTGATTTGCCCATCTCAGTCAACCTCACGGTGAAGAAAATTCACTACAAATCTCAACGAATTGATCTCTCCGACCCAGAAAAATGTCTCGGGCAGAAGCTCCAAACCCTCAATCTGTCCTCGTCTCCCTTCAGATTCTTCACCGATTACTTGGAAGATTACGTCCTGTTCAATTGTTCCGAGTCTAAAAGAGATCTTTTAAGGCCCGTTGCTTGTCTTAGGGATTCCAGATATCAGTTCTATGCCGTTGGGTACGATTCTTACATGGATTCAGTTTCCCTAACATCTTGCACCAGCTACCATAATGTTTCATCTGTTCCGGACtatgtatttgataaaaacGATGTTCACTTGAACTGGTCTGAGCCGGCGTGCGGCGGCAGCTGTGAAGCTCTGGGGAGAATATGCACGCCGCCAAACAACTCGACTGCAAAATTTCAGTGTGTTGACAAAGGGAAGAGTAACGAAG AAGTTTACAAGAAGATACGAATTGCAG GAGCAACAGTAGGATCTTTCCTCATGTTGACAACAATTGCAGCTCTGATCTTCCTCTGTATCACGATCATCAAAGACCGCGAGAATCGGAAGAAGATCGAAGGGTTTCTAGACGACTACAAAGCCCTGAAGCCCACGAGATTCGGCTACTCCGACATAAGAAAGATCACCAATCAATTCAGCGAGAAACTCGGCGAAGGCGGCTACGGCATCGTCTACAAAGGCAAGCTCTCGACCGAGATAAGCGTGGCCGTGAAAGTCCTCAACAACTCCAAAGAGAACGGGGAGGAGTTCGTGAACGAGGTGAGCACCATCGGCCGGATCCACCACGTGAACGTGGTTCGCCTTGTAGGCTTCTGCGCGGAGGGCTTCAGACGAGTCCTCGTCTACGAGTTCCTACCAAACGACTCCCTCGAGAAGTTCATCTTCCAGGAAGACTCCAAGCGGAGCTCCCTCAGTTGGGAGAAGCTTCTAGATATCGCGCTAGGGACGGCCAAAGGCATCGAGTATCTCCACCAAGGCTGCGATCAGCAGATCCTGCATTTCGACATCAAGCCTCACAACATCTTGCTAGACCAAAACTTCAACCCCAAGGTCTGTGATTTTGGTCTAGCCAAGCTCTGCTCCAAGGAGCAGAGCGCCGTGACCATGACGGCCGCTCGGGGCACGATGGGGTACATCGCCCCCGAGCTCCTGTCCAGGACGTTCGGGAGGGTGTCGTATAAGTCGGACGTGTACAGCTTCGGGATGCTGCTGCTTGAGATGGTTGGCGGGAGGAAGAATGTGGATCTTAAGATAAATAATAGCCAGGTTTATTTCCCACAGTGGATATACAATCATTTGAATCTTGGTGATGAGTTTTGGGTGCATATTGAGGAAGGTGAGCATCAGAGTGATATAGCGAGGAAACTAACTGTTGTTGGGCTGCATTGTATTCAGTGGTATCCAGCAGATCGACCGTCCATGAAAGCTGTGGTGCAGATGCTTGAAGGAGATGGATCGGATCTCGAGATGCCTCCAAACCCATTCCCTACTGCAAATGCCACTAATTTGGTTGCAGGGATAATACCTCAAACACATTTCCAAATTGAGTTGCCACTCATCTTAGAAAACGAGTGA